One region of Wyeomyia smithii strain HCP4-BCI-WySm-NY-G18 chromosome 3, ASM2978416v1, whole genome shotgun sequence genomic DNA includes:
- the LOC129728196 gene encoding uncharacterized protein LOC129728196, whose protein sequence is MLIGNSIRRWLLLSLPTLIVFGTLIIAAEDENFQMINLFEELEKNENYSRVSWYVASERSSVECGGVFKRLQSEILSPGYPGSYGDNLYCEYTFKSPFVCSSQYHFQFLDFGLEPSRNCYKDRFVVGDDEVLCGSVIGSKKYNSTNGILKVKFVTDGWGHDRGFRIVVTRQPCDETVESSTAYTVYTTIQVAEETTMPNISLDDGISPPQNTFAVSNRQDIPPEFNPGNNGYLPPVTTRPPSYPGNQCLPPCYFFPSCYPQYPGPGGGQQPINPSFPNYPSYPNYPSIPSYPVNPTYPSFPGSVAPPTNPSYPYPIYPTYPNTPTFPNPNYPNYPTQSGEGTNSIGGTPPGHQSYPEHELAENATNSADQPQHQWNLPPQPVLPVPPRCCRNVYNQKRFYLVSPNFPSDHTVNRDCFYEIHRYSPNTCRLIISFKFFLLGDERSGCGDAFLELDGRRICGCRTGMVYTSQWGNFPKMIRVHSRSNRFTNVQGYVLDIYQEACPYRYVRSKQPVAQDRIGYIGSVQQLAPVNVTTVLTNSSSLYTYYYYNMDQQQQPQAEQTRLAPTVLYRPISRFYYANNVNSYRSCSFSGLDWLRLKVESLWIAKPGSYPGNQCLPPCYFFPSCYPQYPGPGGGQQPINPSFPNYPSYPNYPSIPSYPVNPTYPSFPGSVAPPTNPSYPYPIYPTYPNTPTFPNPNYPNYPTQSGEGTNSIGGTPPGHQSYPEHELAENATNSADQPQHQWNLPPQPVLPVPPRCCRNVYNQKRFYLVSPNFPSDHTVNRDCFYEIHRYSPNTCRLIISFKFFLLGDERSGCGDAFLELDGRRICGCRTGMVYTSQWGNFPKMIRVHSRSNRFTNVQGYVLDIYQEACPYRYVRSQQPVAQDRIGYIGSVQQLAPVNVTTVLTNSSSLYTYYYYDMDQQQQPQAEQTRLAPTVLYRPISRFYYANNVNSYRSCSFSGLDWLRLKVESLWIAKPGCY, encoded by the exons ATGTTAATCGGAAACTCAATCAGAAGATGGTTATTGCTCAGTTTACCCACGTTAATTGTGTTTGGTACTTTGATAATCGCAGCGGAGGATGAAAATTTTCAGATGATAAATCTATTTGAAGagctggaaaaaaatgaaaattactcCCGCGTCAGTTGGTACGTGGCCAGTGAACGCAGTTCCGTCGAGTGTGGTGGGGTTTTTAAAAGACTGCAAAGTGAAATATTATCGCCAGGATATCCGGGAAGCTATGGTGACAATCTATATTGTGAATACACTTTCAAGTCTCCGTTTGTGTGCAGCAGTCAGTATCACTTTCAGTTCTTGGATTTTGGGCTGGAACCGTCGAGGAATTGCTACAAAGATCGATTTGTCGTTGGTGATGATGAGGTTCTTTGTGGTTCGGTGATCGGTTCGAAAAAGTACAACTCGACTAATGGAATTTTGAAGGTTAAGTTTGTAACTGATGGTTGGGGTCATGATAGAGGATTTCGAATTGTCGTTACCAGACAACCATGCGATGAAACTGTTGAATCGTCTACCGCTTACACGGTTTATACCACTATACAGGTGGCAGAAGAAACTACAATGCCAAATATCAGCCTAGACGACGGTATTTCGCCACCCCAAAACACTTTCGCTGTTAGCAATCGGCAGGACATTCCTCCGGAGTTTAATCCTGGAAACAATGGTTACTTACCACCTGTAACAACAAGACCACCTTCCTATCCTGGAAATCAATGTCTTCCGCCTTGTTACTTCTTTCCTAGTTGTTACCCTCAATACCCTGGGCCTGGTGGTGGGCAACAACCAATCAATCCATCATTCCCCAACTACCCATCTTATCCAAATTACCCATCGATTCCCAGCTACCCGGTAAACCCAACCTACCCCTCGTTCCCAGGCTCTGTTGCACCTCCAACCAACCCAAGCTACCCTTACCCGATCTATCCAACTTATCCTAACACGCCAACCTTTCCCAACCCAAACTATCCAAATTATCCCACCCAAAGTGGAGAAGGAACCAATTCGATCGGAGGAACTCCTCCTGGCCACCAATCCTATCCCGAGCACGAGCTAGCCGAAAACGCAACCAATTCCGCCGATCAACCGCAGCATCAGTGGAATCTGCCCCCGCAACCCGTGTTACCCGTGCCACCTCGCTGCTGTCGTAACGTCTACAACCAGAAACGCTTCTATCTGGTCAGTCCCAACTTCCCCTCCGATCACACCGTCAACAGAGACTGTTTCTACGAAATCCATCGCTACTCACCCAACACATGCCGACTGATAATATCCTTCAAATTCTTCCTACTGGGAGACGAACGGTCCGGATGTGGTGACGCCTTTCTGGAGCTCGACGGTCGTCGGATTTGCGGATGTCGAACCGGTATGGTCTACACCAGTCAGTGGGGTAACTTCCCGAAAATGATTCGGGTTCACAGTAGAAGCAATCGATTTACGAACGTGCAAGGTTACGTGTTGGATATCTACCAGGAGGCGTGTCCCTATCGGTACGTTCGCAGTAAGCAACCGGTGGCACAGGATCGGATCGGTTACATAGGAAGCGTGCAGCAGCTGGCACCGGTTAACGTTACTACAGTCTTAACAAATTCGAGCTCGCTGTACACGTACTATTATTACAACATGGATCAGCAACAACAACCTCAGGCAGAGCAAACACGGTTGGCGCCTACGGTGCTCTACCGACCGATTTCGAGATTTTACTATGCGAATAATGTTAATTCCTACCGATCCTGTTCGTTTAGTGGTCTCGATTGGCTTCGGCTAAAAGTGGAATCGCTGTGGATCGCGAAACCTGGAT CCTATCCTGGAAATCAATGTCTTCCGCCTTGTTACTTCTTTCCTAGTTGTTACCCTCAATATCCTGGGCCTGGTGGTGGGCAGCAACCAATCAATCCATCATTCCCCAACTACCCATCTTATCCAAATTACCCATCGATTCCCAGCTACCCGGTAAATCCAACCTACCCCTCGTTCCCAGGCTCTGTTGCACCTCCAACCAACCCAAGCTACCCTTACCCGATCTATCCAACTTATCCTAACACGCCAACCTTTCCCAACCCAAACTATCCAAATTATCCCACCCAAAGTGGAGAAGGAACCAATTCGATCGGAGGAACTCCTCCTGGCCACCAATCCTATCCCGAGCACGAGCTAGCCGAAAACGCAACCAATTCCGCCGATCAACCGCAGCATCAGTGGAATCTGCCCCCACAACCCGTGTTACCCGTGCCACCTCGCTGCTGTCGTAACGTCTACAACCAGAAACGCTTCTATCTGGTCAGTCCCAACTTCCCCTCCGATCACACCGTCAACAGAGACTGTTTCTACGAAATCCATCGCTACTCACCCAACACATGCCGACTGATAATATCCTTCAAATTCTTCCTACTGGGAGACGAACGGTCCGGATGTGGTGACGCCTTTCTGGAGCTCGACGGTCGTCGGATTTGCGGATGTCGAACCGGTATGGTCTACACCAGTCAGTGGGGTAACTTCCCGAAAATGATTCGGGTTCACAGTAGAAGCAATCGATTTACGAACGTGCAAGGTTACGTGTTGGATATCTACCAGGAGGCGTGTCCCTATCGGTACGTTCGCAGTCAGCAACCGGTGGCACAGGATCGGATCGGTTACATTGGAAGCGTGCAGCAGCTGGCACCGGTTAACGTTACTACAGTCCTAACAAATTCGAGCTCGCTGTACACGTACTATTATTACGACATGGATCAGCAACAACAACCTCAGGCAGAGCAAACACGGTTGGCGCCTACGGTGCTCTACCGACCGATTTCGAGATTTTACTATGCGAATAATGTTAATTCCTACCGATCCTGTTCGTTTAGTGGTCTCGATTGGCTTCGGCTAAAAGTGGAATCGCTGTGGATCGCGAAACCTGGATGTTATTAA